tggtttggGGACAGGAGAGCGGCAAGGCCAGCGGGCAGCTTCCTAGGTCTGTAGAGAGCATTTCTCTTCATTAAGAAGCAGCTGGTTTCTCCTGTATTTAATTACTCTTCCCTGGAGCTAACAGAGAGGAGGGGCACAGAGAAAGGGGGGAGGCTAGAAAGGAATCGATTCTCCTGTGAAAACGCACCCTGGGTGTGGAGCAAAGGCCAGAAAATGGATCCTCTTGTTGCCTGCCCTCTTTCTAAAACAACTCCCAGAAATGCGGCAGCACCTGCAGTGCCTGGTGGCAGCTCAAAAGCTCCTGAGAGTCAGTCTGGGACAGAGAAACTGGGCTGGCGGGGATGATTTGGGCTCGTCTGTGCAGCCACAGCCGCCTGCACTAGGTTTCTCTCCACCATACAGCACAAAAACGTATGTAAAAGCCCCAAATGCAACAGCAAAGCCTTTCCTTGCTCCGGCTCCCGGGGAGGCTGAGCTTCCCCAAGCCTCTTATCTAAATCTTGGCTTGAGCTCACTTCTTTAGCCAGGAACTGGAGCAACCCCGATGCTGTTCTCCCGTGGGGTGTCGGCTGGGGTGTCCCTGCGTGGGAGCACCCAGGGGCGGTGGGAGCTGCAGCCAGTCCCAGCATGAATGATTCAGGAGCAGCAAAGGGCTGGGTTGGGTTTCAGCAGGGCTGCGAAGGCAGGAGCTGGGTTACCGGGTGTCTTGGGTGTCTCGCTGCGttgggggagggatggggagggctgGAGATCTGCAGGCGTGAGcggaaaagcaggaaaatgtgGGTGATGGTACTAAGTCTTACAGTCAGTCCCCTCCTCCTGTTCCACCTCCCCACTACATCATCCCCTGAGCTCAGGGAGTTACCAAAATAACCCAGCAAATGTTATCACCGTCTCCTTGCTTAATTCCCACGGGATCCCCAAGGCAGCAGGGAGCCCCGCGGCATGTGGGACTCTCAGACTGATGCTCTGAAGCCATGACCCCGCTGCACTCTGGGGCTGAGCAGGAGCGATGGCGCTGGGCGATGGCCAGAGGaaaccccccccacacccccaggtAAGCGGGGACGGGCCGTGGCTGGGCCGTTGGTGCCGCGtggttttgcagcagcagcacacggTGGGGGGAGCATTGCTCACATGCAGTGAGTTTGCTGGGTCTCAGCTGCTCTGACAGGCTTTATGTACTGCAAACTCCCTGCTGGTAACCAGTAAGGGGGAGTAAATGGGGCGTAGAGGTTATGCTGGTGTCTAGTCCCCCCCAGCAAAGTCGAGGTGGGGgcagaaagggaaaagcagctcTGGCCCCCCCATGCATCGCCCCCCACCCCGCTCACCTGCCGCCAGCTGCATCCAGGCACAGACTTTATAGACGGTGGCTGCGTTGCAGAAGAAGAAGAGGCTGAAGCAGAGGATGGAGCCGATGATGAGGAAGGTGGAGATGCCTACGAAGAACATGGCGGTTTTGAAGGCGCTGGAGGGGATGGTGCCGAAGTCCAGGGGGCTGCCCTTGCAGATGAGCTCGCCCGTGAGCGCGTTGCCGATGCAGTAGGAGAAGAGGCCGAAGTAACCGGCCTGCGGCGTGTCGATGCTGTCGCCGATCCAGTACGGCTGGATGAAGGTCACGACCATCAGGATGGAGAAGCAGAGGGTGAAGAGGGCCCAGAGCACCCCCATGGCCCGCGCGTTCCGCACGTAGTTGGTGTGGTAGATCCGTGCCGCCTCCTGCGCCGGCAGCAGCTTGGGCATGGCGGGGCTACCGGGATGGCTACCGGTATGGCTACCGGCAAGGCCACCGGTACGGCTAccggcaccgccccgccccggccgagagcggcggcgggaggctcCGGCGGCGGCTGGAccgccccggggggcggcggcgcgacccccccgccccgagctggGGTGGGCTCGGGAGGAGCCGGGCGGGAGCGGCTCGGGATGGGACCCCGGGATGAGCCCGGTGGCCCCGGGATGTGCCTTTAGGATGAGCCCTTAGGATGGGTCCTGCACCCCCAGGATGCGCCCCTAGGGTGTGCCCTGTGTCCCCGGGATGCGCCCTGTGTCCCCGGGATGTGCCCCGGACCCCCGGGATGTGCCCTGTGTCCCCGGGATGAGCCCCGGATCCCCTGGGATGAGCCTCGAACACCCGGGATGTGCCCTGTGCCCCTGGGATGAGCCTCGTACCCCCCGCGATGCACCCTGTGACCCCGGGATACGCCCCCGGGATGAGCCCTGGACCCCCGGGATGTGCCCCATATCCCTGGGATGCTCCCTCGGGATGTGCCCTGGGCCTGTGGGATGAGCCCTGTGTCCCCAACGTGCACCCCAGGATCCCCCCGGGATGCACCCCGTGCCCCTGGGCAGTGCTCTGGGGTGGACCCTGTGCACTCTCGGGGTGCACTCTGTGCACCATTGTGTCCCCATAATGTGCTGTGTGCCCCGGGATGGGCCGTGCACCCCCAGGATGTGTCCCAGGATGCATGTTGGGGTGCCCCCAGCGTGTGCCCCAGGGGCTGTACCATGACCCCCAGGATGTCCCCCAAATGCTTCACCCCCTCAGCTGCTCCCTTCTGCCCTCCCAGCTGGTGTCATCAGGGTCTTCCCCCACTGGAGGGGGGTACATGGGGTGCTGtattggggtggggggctgtgagACCCTGGTTCCCATCCCATCACCtccagggctggctggggctgcAGACAGGGAGGGGActgtccccacagccccgctGCAGAGAGGGAAATGGCTCATCCTGCTGCCAGGACACGTCAGCACCTGCGGCAGGGccagagccctgcctggcccctgcgTCCTGCTGCCAGGGGAGCGTGGGCAGCCCCGGAGCCTGCCCTGATGGCCTGCGGGCACTTGTGGCCACCTTGGGACCTTTCTCCAGGAGCCACATCTGCCCCCCATCCCGAGGGACCTCAGGGGCTCCGCTCCCACCGTGGGGCCTGGACGCCACGTGCCAGGGTGACGGTCACCCAGCGCCAGCCTCAGCGTCACCCCCGCGGCCACTGAAGGCCGGGGCTGCCCAGGGGGTTAATCATTGCCGAGAGCAGCTGGGCCAAGGCGGGCGCGAAAAGCTGTGCCGTTCCCAGGGCTGTTTTCCTTTCATCAGCCACGTCCCCCAAGCactgaaacacagagcaaataTCTGGCAGGGCATGGGGCAGTGGTGGCCCGTGGGATGGGGACATCGGTGGGCTCCGGAGCACCGAGTGAGGCCGGCGGGATGCTGGCAGGGGGTGGGCTTGCTCCTGCCACACTTTGGGCTTCCTTGAGCGGGTTTCTTGGCATCTGTGATCATAATGTTCCAGTGATGGAGGATCTGGGGTGGGCACTTTCCCACGGAGCGGAGCTGCCGTGGCGCCAGCTCTCTCTCTGCCCACGAACCCATCAGCAGCACCCAACAAGGAGGGTCTCGGAGAGCCCCAGCCCCACGGCTCCCTACAGCCAgggtggaggaaaggaggaaggaggactGGAAACCCCCCGGGGGAAGCGTGGGAGTGCCGTTCCTTCGCGTTCGCTTTGGCCAAAGGAGCTGCCACAGGGCAGGTTGGCATCACCGGTGTGGGACGGTCACCTGGGGACAGGCAAGACGTCCCTGTGGTGGCACCACCTGGCAGCATGGGCATCGCTGCTTCCCGTCGTGGCGCTGCCCCAATGCCACGGGTTGGGGTGTGATAGGAGCAGCCACATCAGCTGATGGAGGTGTTGGCTATAAAGCACCTGCTGGCCCCGTGGCGGAGGCACGAGCGAGCCCACCATGGCCAACGCGCTtcccccctgcctgctcctggccctgctgctcctgcccctggccctgcctgcgcCGCACGAGCGAGGGCTCATCTTCAACTTGGTAAGAGGGACAC
The sequence above is a segment of the Strix uralensis isolate ZFMK-TIS-50842 chromosome 24, bStrUra1, whole genome shotgun sequence genome. Coding sequences within it:
- the LHFPL5 gene encoding LHFPL tetraspan subfamily member 5 protein, whose product is MPKLLPAQEAARIYHTNYVRNARAMGVLWALFTLCFSILMVVTFIQPYWIGDSIDTPQAGYFGLFSYCIGNALTGELICKGSPLDFGTIPSSAFKTAMFFVGISTFLIIGSILCFSLFFFCNAATVYKVCAWMQLAAATGLMIGCLIYPDGWDSSEVKRMCGDKTDKYTLGACTVRWAYILCIIGILDALILSFLAFVLGNRQDNLLPSDFKVEDKEEEND